A genomic segment from Polyangium mundeleinium encodes:
- a CDS encoding STAS domain-containing protein has product MGDKSDPNGTDVLHAEVERLRTRLAAAETALAEARTAEAELRAMFTAMTDVVIVMNREGRYLKIAPTGADLLYKPSGDLLGKTLHEVMPPAMADFLLFHVHASLERKGLVHLEYSMPAAGREIFFSTNVTPMSDDMVIVVARDVTDRKRAEEALAEGIRRQAVIDAQEAALSALSTPLIPVTDEIVVMPLIGVLDSQRVQQVMDTLLRGVTERRARTAILDITGISVVDTEVADALVRAARAVQLLGAKVVLTGVRRDVAQTLVEIQADLGGIVTRSTVQSGIAFAMARAG; this is encoded by the coding sequence ATGGGGGATAAGTCCGATCCGAACGGAACCGACGTGCTTCACGCCGAGGTGGAGCGTCTGCGTACGCGGCTCGCCGCAGCCGAGACGGCGCTCGCCGAAGCGCGCACCGCCGAGGCGGAGCTGCGGGCCATGTTCACGGCCATGACGGACGTGGTGATCGTCATGAACCGGGAGGGGCGGTACCTCAAGATCGCGCCCACCGGCGCGGATCTCCTCTACAAGCCGAGCGGCGATCTCCTCGGCAAGACGCTGCACGAGGTCATGCCGCCGGCGATGGCCGATTTCCTCCTGTTCCACGTCCACGCGTCGCTGGAGCGGAAGGGGCTCGTCCACCTCGAATACAGCATGCCGGCCGCCGGCCGGGAGATCTTCTTCAGCACCAACGTCACGCCGATGTCCGACGACATGGTGATCGTCGTCGCGCGCGACGTCACCGACCGCAAACGCGCCGAGGAGGCGCTCGCCGAGGGGATACGCAGGCAAGCGGTGATCGACGCGCAGGAGGCGGCGCTCTCCGCGCTGTCGACGCCGCTCATCCCCGTCACCGACGAGATCGTGGTGATGCCGCTCATCGGCGTGCTCGACTCGCAGCGCGTGCAGCAGGTCATGGATACGCTGCTCCGAGGCGTCACCGAGCGGCGCGCGCGCACGGCCATCCTCGACATCACGGGGATCTCGGTCGTCGACACGGAGGTGGCCGACGCGCTCGTCCGGGCCGCCCGCGCAGTGCAGCTCCTCGGCGCGAAGGTGGTGCTCACCGGCGTCCGGCGCGACGTCGCGCAGACGCTGGTCGAGATCCAGGCCGACCTCGGCGGCATCGTCACGCGCAGCACGGTCCAGAGCGGGATCGCCTTCGCGATGGCCCGCGCCGGCTGA
- a CDS encoding TrmH family RNA methyltransferase produces the protein MRRRTPHAIQVELAQKRLLARLASLDHAAIVRALGPFLTPERKARFDAVFASRLGSVTVLMDAPYDPHNGAAVLRSCDAFGVQRLHVVERGGISFLAAREVARGSEQWVHVRTYPTSAASLAALAASGHELIATHPQGELAPEDLRSIPKVCLVLGNERDGIHEELVAACKRSVRVPMRGFVESLNVSVTGAILLQHATSGRQGDLSEDELRALHARAMILTIDHAAEILLANGISLGEDALGVEGAAG, from the coding sequence ATGCGCCGCAGGACCCCCCATGCCATCCAGGTCGAGCTCGCGCAGAAGCGGCTGCTCGCCCGGCTCGCCAGCCTCGATCACGCCGCGATCGTGCGCGCGCTCGGCCCCTTCCTCACGCCCGAGCGCAAGGCCCGCTTCGACGCGGTCTTCGCCTCCCGTCTCGGCTCCGTGACCGTGCTCATGGACGCGCCCTACGACCCGCACAACGGCGCCGCTGTCCTCCGGTCGTGTGACGCGTTCGGCGTCCAGCGCCTGCACGTCGTCGAGCGCGGCGGCATCTCGTTCCTCGCGGCCCGCGAGGTCGCCCGCGGCTCCGAGCAATGGGTCCACGTGCGCACGTACCCCACGAGCGCCGCGTCCCTCGCCGCCCTCGCCGCGTCCGGCCACGAGCTCATCGCGACCCACCCGCAAGGCGAGCTCGCGCCCGAGGATCTTCGTTCGATCCCGAAGGTCTGCCTCGTCCTCGGCAACGAGCGCGACGGCATCCACGAGGAGCTCGTCGCCGCCTGCAAGCGGAGCGTCCGCGTCCCGATGCGAGGGTTCGTGGAGAGCCTGAACGTGAGCGTGACGGGCGCGATCCTGCTCCAGCACGCGACGTCGGGCCGGCAAGGGGATCTCTCCGAGGACGAGCTCCGTGCGCTGCATGCCCGCGCGATGATCCTGACGATCGATCACGCGGCGGAGATTCTCCTCGCGAACGGGATTTCGCTCGGGGAGGACGCGCTCGGGGTCGAGGGGGCGGCGGGGTAG
- a CDS encoding serine/threonine protein kinase: MPVHPGPTANPAPPPPVFADAPLPSAVATVPFPSPLEAAAPAPAAPLQPRPAAGASAPAPRPAAGVPAVPADVGEAVNPQQGDLQPGLVIQSRYRIEKLIGRGGMGAVYAVRHVNTGEICALKLLHPSVANNPGAVERFRTEARAPVSIGSEHVVRVIDADVAPEIGGVPFIVMELLKGRDLGSELKQRGALPAGEVVVCLKQVARVLDKAHALGIVHRDLKPANLIVTQREDGTPLVKILDFGIAKLVDQSDAKELTQDGAIFGTPWYMSPEQARGQASKVGPAADLWALGLIAYRLLTGKNYWSAEGMAALIGQILYEPMVPPSTMSPHLGPRFDAWFARACAREAEQRYPNAVEQIQALAMALQVNYAAQPTSLDMPNPSDLSASAQVRQALQGMPMYGMSVAGGSIPPGMPIPGTSIPAAGLSQAGMTLPPGVNSGPRMGLRSDEPSYAPNPAALSHAGATAAQLAAMGMSQSGAPIPRVSIPPGTTGAPLYSTQAGAMVQPARSKLGAILAGGLIAVGLAGAAGLYFVFKGKAEGTAPAAQTVATTPPAATTAEPAPPPVAPSPTPPAAPPPTTEPAATAAPTAEPAATAEPEDDLAIEVAATAEPSAAPTAAPTAKPTAAAVAATTATTKSGTVKPKPSSTVAPKVGNIKF, from the coding sequence ATGCCCGTGCACCCCGGCCCCACGGCAAACCCCGCGCCGCCGCCGCCCGTGTTCGCGGATGCGCCCTTGCCCTCGGCCGTCGCCACGGTGCCGTTCCCGAGCCCCCTCGAAGCCGCCGCGCCCGCGCCCGCCGCGCCGCTGCAACCTCGCCCCGCCGCAGGTGCGTCCGCGCCCGCGCCGCGCCCCGCCGCTGGCGTGCCGGCCGTGCCCGCCGATGTCGGCGAGGCCGTGAACCCGCAGCAAGGGGATCTCCAGCCGGGGCTCGTGATCCAGAGCCGCTACCGCATCGAGAAGCTCATCGGTCGCGGCGGCATGGGCGCGGTGTACGCCGTTCGTCACGTCAACACGGGCGAGATCTGCGCGCTCAAGCTCCTGCACCCGTCGGTCGCGAACAACCCCGGCGCCGTCGAGCGCTTCCGCACCGAGGCGCGCGCCCCCGTCAGCATCGGCAGCGAGCACGTCGTGCGCGTCATCGACGCCGACGTCGCGCCCGAGATCGGCGGCGTGCCGTTCATCGTGATGGAGCTGCTCAAGGGCCGGGATCTCGGCTCGGAGCTGAAGCAACGCGGCGCGCTGCCCGCGGGCGAGGTCGTCGTGTGCTTGAAGCAGGTCGCGCGCGTCCTCGACAAGGCGCACGCGCTCGGCATCGTGCACCGCGATCTCAAGCCGGCGAACCTCATCGTCACGCAACGCGAGGACGGCACGCCGCTCGTGAAGATCCTCGACTTCGGCATCGCCAAGCTCGTCGATCAGAGCGACGCCAAGGAGCTCACGCAGGACGGCGCGATCTTCGGCACGCCCTGGTACATGTCGCCCGAGCAGGCCCGCGGGCAGGCGTCGAAGGTCGGCCCGGCCGCGGATCTCTGGGCGCTCGGGCTCATCGCCTACCGCCTGCTCACCGGGAAAAACTACTGGTCCGCCGAGGGCATGGCCGCGCTCATCGGGCAGATCCTCTACGAGCCGATGGTCCCGCCGAGCACGATGTCGCCGCACCTCGGCCCGCGCTTCGACGCGTGGTTTGCCCGGGCCTGCGCGCGGGAGGCCGAGCAGCGGTACCCGAACGCGGTCGAGCAGATCCAGGCCCTCGCCATGGCGCTGCAGGTGAACTACGCGGCGCAGCCGACGAGCCTCGACATGCCGAACCCGTCGGATCTCTCCGCGTCGGCGCAGGTCCGTCAGGCGCTGCAAGGCATGCCGATGTACGGCATGAGCGTGGCGGGCGGCTCGATCCCGCCGGGCATGCCGATCCCGGGCACGAGCATCCCCGCCGCCGGCCTCTCGCAAGCCGGGATGACGCTGCCGCCCGGCGTGAACTCGGGTCCACGCATGGGGCTACGCTCGGACGAGCCGAGCTACGCCCCAAACCCCGCGGCGCTCTCGCACGCAGGCGCGACGGCCGCGCAGCTCGCGGCGATGGGCATGTCGCAGTCGGGCGCGCCCATCCCGCGCGTGTCGATCCCGCCGGGGACGACGGGCGCGCCGCTCTACTCGACGCAGGCCGGGGCGATGGTGCAGCCGGCCAGGTCGAAGCTCGGCGCGATCCTCGCGGGCGGGCTCATCGCGGTGGGGCTCGCGGGCGCAGCGGGGCTTTATTTCGTGTTCAAGGGCAAGGCCGAGGGGACCGCGCCCGCCGCGCAGACCGTGGCCACGACGCCGCCCGCCGCGACGACGGCCGAGCCGGCGCCGCCTCCGGTCGCACCTTCGCCAACCCCCCCAGCCGCGCCGCCGCCGACGACCGAGCCCGCGGCCACGGCCGCGCCGACGGCCGAGCCCGCGGCTACGGCCGAGCCCGAGGACGATCTCGCGATCGAAGTTGCGGCCACGGCCGAGCCTTCCGCCGCGCCCACGGCGGCGCCGACGGCCAAGCCCACGGCCGCCGCGGTGGCCGCCACCACGGCGACGACGAAGTCCGGCACCGTAAAACCGAAGCCTTCTAGTACCGTCGCGCCGAAGGTCGGTAACATCAAGTTCTGA
- a CDS encoding tetratricopeptide repeat protein: MNELCRRSLAFAFVAFVGLAAPAPSHASDAQTSQAQIQLARQAASEGLTAYRAGQFDKALNLFEQAKALYPSAQIVRMIGYSLLALEKWMPAAEAMEAALVSDVGALSDEDKTDVKEQLSKAMVHIGVLNVTSKVSGAKLVVDDQPGVNLPLAKPLWLSPGKHKIVVSAPDHEDEVQEIELEGGKPLELSIDPKEVKKEAPPPPPPPPPPPPPQKNWIPQQRLIGLVATGVGAGLGLGTLGASLVSTHLRNNVARDIEIHEKMYGPNCSRGDASFCQLDRQVIAADGRDANTMRNLSVGLGISALVLGAGGVVLTIFAMPEEPAKPKDEALPTTQAQKGAGIRSFACGPLGGLGVSCAGTF; this comes from the coding sequence ATGAACGAGCTCTGCCGGCGTTCGCTCGCCTTTGCCTTCGTCGCCTTCGTTGGTCTCGCCGCGCCCGCGCCCTCGCACGCGTCGGACGCGCAGACCTCGCAGGCCCAGATCCAGCTCGCGCGCCAGGCCGCATCGGAGGGGCTCACGGCGTATCGCGCGGGCCAGTTCGACAAGGCGCTGAACCTCTTCGAGCAGGCGAAGGCGCTCTACCCGAGCGCGCAGATCGTCCGCATGATCGGCTATTCGCTGCTCGCGCTCGAGAAGTGGATGCCCGCGGCCGAGGCGATGGAAGCCGCGCTCGTCTCGGACGTCGGGGCCCTGTCCGACGAGGACAAGACCGACGTCAAGGAGCAGCTCTCGAAGGCGATGGTGCACATCGGCGTGCTCAACGTCACGTCGAAGGTGAGCGGCGCGAAGCTCGTGGTGGACGATCAGCCGGGCGTGAATCTGCCGCTCGCGAAGCCGCTGTGGCTTTCGCCCGGCAAGCACAAGATCGTCGTGAGCGCGCCGGACCACGAGGACGAGGTGCAGGAGATCGAGCTCGAAGGCGGCAAGCCCCTCGAGCTCTCGATCGATCCGAAGGAGGTCAAAAAAGAGGCGCCGCCGCCGCCGCCGCCGCCACCTCCGCCACCTCCGCCGCAGAAAAACTGGATCCCGCAGCAACGCCTGATCGGGCTGGTGGCGACGGGCGTGGGCGCTGGGCTCGGGCTCGGGACGCTCGGCGCGAGCCTCGTGTCGACCCACCTGCGCAACAACGTCGCGCGCGACATCGAGATCCACGAGAAGATGTACGGGCCGAACTGCAGCCGCGGGGACGCTTCGTTCTGCCAGCTCGATCGTCAGGTGATCGCGGCCGACGGGCGCGACGCGAACACGATGCGCAACCTCAGCGTCGGCCTCGGGATCAGCGCGCTCGTGCTCGGCGCGGGCGGCGTCGTGCTGACGATCTTCGCGATGCCGGAGGAGCCCGCGAAGCCCAAGGATGAAGCTCTGCCCACGACGCAGGCGCAGAAAGGCGCGGGCATCCGCTCGTTCGCCTGCGGCCCGCTCGGCGGCCTCGGCGTCTCATGCGCAGGCACGTTCTGA
- a CDS encoding (Fe-S)-binding protein: MNPLMMFLMIFGLAGAFAYSAGRRWSLLQVGRSEDRFDDVPERVKGTVIYALAQKKMHYYRLAGAAHMLIFLGFVVLLARSLILWGRGFDPSFNLFILGPEGFLGLPLGHAYEFLKDIIASLVIVGALVFLYFRVIKVDPRMTKSGEAILILGIIMTMMLADMLYDGASMVLHHKGLAGCTGRNLEPEYCEAVRKVVAPLGPAPTHALGWAPFPSPAGSFFATLLAGVPRDTLLVIAKIGFWTHASLVLIFANILPYSKHFHVITAGFNVFFRNVTPRGRLPLMAPSAEAIGEMVMKMAEEPAKAEPVGVNKIQDFTWKAILDFYTCTECGRCSDNCPAHKTGKLLSPKQLTLNLRDHLYDHDSVLIAQKHEADRVGAALARPDATTEDNGEVGPYRSEPEGLQAQPSAEVEDASKDLVANVIHPDVLWACTTCRACEEQCPVMISYVDKIVEMRRHLVLVKGEFPAQLNGPFQALEVNGNPWNLARMDRANWAEGLDVPMMSENPKAEVLYWVGCAASYDDRAKKIARATARLLKEAGVDFAVLGQEETCTGDPARRAGNEYLFAMLAEQNVATLNGYKDQGGVKKIITACPHCFNTILNEYPDFGAKFEVVHHTDYLLGLVAERKLSPKTPVKGKVVFHDSCYLGRYNDVYEQPRDILKSIPGVELVEAEGWNRNKGLCCGAGGAQFWMEEQNKDRVNVKRTLQLLQTEAKTIATACPFCQTMITDGLKAHGKEESVRQLDVSEILLESCLEGGSKKEKPKKAAPETVEAPSA, translated from the coding sequence ATGAATCCGCTCATGATGTTTCTCATGATCTTCGGCCTGGCCGGGGCCTTCGCGTACAGCGCAGGCCGGCGGTGGTCGTTGCTCCAGGTCGGGCGGTCGGAAGATCGCTTCGACGACGTTCCGGAGCGCGTGAAGGGCACGGTGATCTACGCGCTGGCCCAGAAGAAGATGCATTACTACCGGCTCGCCGGCGCGGCCCACATGCTCATCTTCCTGGGCTTCGTGGTGCTCCTGGCCCGGTCGCTCATCCTCTGGGGCCGCGGGTTCGACCCGTCGTTCAACCTCTTCATCCTGGGGCCCGAGGGCTTCCTCGGCCTGCCCCTCGGGCACGCGTACGAGTTCCTGAAGGACATCATCGCGTCGCTCGTCATCGTCGGCGCGCTCGTCTTCCTGTACTTCCGCGTGATCAAGGTCGACCCCCGCATGACGAAGTCGGGCGAGGCGATCCTGATCCTCGGCATCATCATGACGATGATGCTGGCGGACATGCTCTACGACGGCGCCTCCATGGTCCTGCACCACAAGGGCCTCGCGGGCTGTACGGGGCGGAACCTCGAGCCCGAGTATTGCGAGGCCGTGCGCAAGGTCGTGGCCCCGCTCGGGCCTGCGCCGACGCACGCGCTCGGCTGGGCGCCGTTCCCCTCGCCGGCCGGCTCGTTCTTCGCGACCCTGCTCGCGGGCGTACCGCGCGATACGTTGCTCGTGATCGCCAAGATCGGCTTCTGGACGCACGCGTCGCTCGTCCTGATCTTCGCGAACATCCTTCCGTACTCGAAGCACTTCCACGTCATCACGGCGGGCTTCAACGTCTTCTTCCGCAACGTGACGCCGCGCGGGCGGCTGCCGCTCATGGCGCCGAGCGCGGAGGCCATCGGCGAGATGGTCATGAAGATGGCCGAGGAGCCCGCGAAGGCCGAGCCCGTCGGCGTGAACAAGATCCAGGACTTCACCTGGAAGGCGATCCTCGACTTCTACACGTGCACGGAGTGCGGGCGTTGCTCCGACAACTGCCCCGCCCACAAGACGGGCAAGCTGCTCTCGCCGAAGCAGCTCACGCTCAACCTGCGCGATCACCTGTACGACCACGACAGCGTGCTCATCGCGCAGAAGCACGAGGCCGATCGCGTGGGCGCGGCGCTGGCGCGGCCCGACGCGACGACCGAGGACAACGGCGAGGTCGGGCCCTACCGTTCGGAGCCGGAAGGCTTGCAGGCGCAGCCGAGCGCCGAGGTCGAGGACGCGAGCAAGGATCTCGTGGCGAACGTGATCCACCCGGACGTGCTCTGGGCCTGCACGACGTGCCGGGCCTGCGAAGAGCAGTGTCCCGTGATGATCAGCTACGTCGACAAGATCGTGGAGATGCGGCGGCACCTGGTGCTCGTGAAGGGCGAGTTCCCGGCGCAGCTCAACGGTCCGTTCCAGGCGCTGGAGGTGAACGGGAACCCCTGGAACCTCGCCCGCATGGATCGCGCGAACTGGGCCGAGGGGCTCGACGTGCCGATGATGTCGGAGAACCCGAAGGCCGAGGTCCTCTACTGGGTCGGCTGCGCGGCGAGCTACGACGACCGGGCGAAGAAGATCGCGCGGGCGACGGCGCGGCTGCTCAAGGAGGCGGGCGTGGACTTCGCGGTCCTCGGGCAGGAGGAGACCTGCACGGGGGATCCGGCGCGGCGCGCGGGCAACGAGTACCTGTTCGCGATGCTGGCCGAGCAGAACGTGGCCACGCTGAACGGCTACAAGGACCAGGGCGGGGTGAAGAAGATCATCACGGCCTGCCCGCACTGCTTCAATACGATCCTGAACGAATACCCCGACTTCGGCGCGAAGTTCGAGGTCGTGCATCACACGGATTACCTGCTCGGGCTCGTGGCGGAGCGGAAGCTCTCGCCGAAGACCCCGGTGAAGGGCAAGGTCGTGTTCCACGACTCCTGCTACCTGGGCCGTTACAACGACGTGTACGAGCAGCCGCGCGACATCCTGAAGAGCATCCCGGGCGTGGAGCTCGTCGAGGCGGAGGGCTGGAACCGCAACAAGGGCCTGTGCTGCGGCGCCGGCGGCGCGCAGTTCTGGATGGAGGAGCAAAACAAGGACCGCGTGAACGTGAAGCGCACGCTCCAGCTCCTGCAGACGGAGGCGAAGACGATCGCGACCGCGTGCCCGTTCTGCCAGACGATGATCACCGACGGCCTGAAGGCGCACGGGAAGGAAGAAAGCGTACGTCAGCTCGACGTGTCGGAGATCCTGCTCGAGAGCTGCCTCGAAGGCGGGTCGAAGAAGGAAAAGCCGAAGAAGGCTGCGCCCGAGACGGTGGAAGCCCCCTCCGCCTGA
- a CDS encoding autotransporter assembly complex protein TamA, whose product MSKLLPFALTLVTSAACKTTPPKTPTCNPQDLSGCIIEEVDVLGNDEIPDAAIKDRIATAESSHPLGGVLQGIPILGLSDVLAVEYERFDRFVLERDLARIERYYRSRGFYEAHVEAGRVMRRKSDGKLRVEIVVDEGKPVNLRKVDLAWVDWRLPDAADVTRPVTEAKNELPLGKRFEEDSYEATKKAITRVLTERGFPYANVHGDTKVDLIAHTADVTYTIELGPQATFGDVRIVGLGELPEKPIRAALGFKKGERFSTATLASAERALADFGIFGAIDVRPELPPPDKPRTNVVPITIVVQPAALRAVKLGFGAEAGGRVEAHGMASWEDRNFLGGLRRFAIEARPGLVFYPNALYNLFLARPSYILPEIRLRFELRQPGVFEPRTQAVLRGAANIYRPLNIITAPAPGTPEAKEPALGYREAAVTLGLERRFADFTHYLGQFIHVQYDDPFLYWHDGVPEGFTRLVFTYLETVGTLDFRQNDRGETDRITPRRGVYLNLNAQLAGYFLPGDANDVRLRPELRAYVPVAKRVTLAFRLAGGFLIPRSDDFQQTLDILGPKARDRKRPDENDDGIVDGTNIPLDELRRSLQLLQFRGFYSGGPNSNRGYVYNGVGMHASVPLRDTARGAVPPWAPTGGLTLWESAIEVRLSFTENLGAILFLDASDVRPGLAELAFDRPHMSAGLGVRYATPVGPVRVDVGYRIPCAQQIGICDEAALGYDVGLFGYTGGFPIVTTIAIGEAF is encoded by the coding sequence TTGAGCAAGCTTCTGCCGTTCGCCCTGACCCTCGTCACGTCCGCGGCGTGCAAAACCACGCCCCCCAAAACCCCGACGTGTAACCCTCAAGACCTCTCCGGCTGCATCATCGAAGAGGTCGACGTCCTCGGCAACGACGAGATCCCCGACGCTGCCATCAAGGACCGCATCGCCACCGCGGAGAGCTCGCATCCGCTCGGCGGCGTCCTCCAGGGCATCCCCATCCTTGGCCTCAGCGACGTCCTGGCCGTCGAGTACGAGCGCTTCGACCGCTTCGTCCTCGAGCGCGACCTCGCCCGCATCGAGCGTTACTACCGCAGCCGCGGGTTTTACGAGGCGCACGTCGAGGCCGGCCGCGTCATGCGCCGCAAGTCCGACGGCAAGCTCCGCGTCGAGATCGTCGTCGACGAGGGCAAACCCGTGAACCTCCGCAAGGTCGACCTCGCCTGGGTCGACTGGCGCCTGCCCGACGCGGCCGACGTCACGCGCCCCGTCACCGAGGCGAAAAACGAGCTCCCCCTCGGCAAGCGCTTCGAGGAGGACAGCTACGAGGCCACGAAAAAGGCCATCACCCGCGTCCTCACCGAGCGCGGCTTCCCCTACGCGAACGTCCACGGCGACACCAAGGTCGACCTCATCGCCCACACCGCCGACGTCACGTACACCATCGAGCTCGGCCCCCAGGCCACCTTCGGCGACGTCCGCATCGTCGGCCTCGGCGAGCTCCCCGAAAAGCCGATCCGCGCGGCCCTCGGCTTCAAGAAGGGCGAACGCTTCTCCACCGCCACCCTCGCCTCCGCCGAGCGCGCCCTCGCCGACTTCGGCATCTTCGGCGCCATCGACGTCCGCCCCGAGCTCCCCCCGCCCGACAAGCCGCGCACGAACGTCGTACCCATCACGATCGTCGTCCAGCCCGCCGCGCTCCGCGCCGTCAAGCTCGGCTTCGGCGCCGAGGCCGGCGGCCGTGTCGAGGCGCACGGCATGGCGAGCTGGGAGGACCGCAACTTCCTCGGCGGCTTGCGCCGCTTCGCCATCGAGGCGCGCCCCGGCCTCGTGTTCTACCCGAACGCCCTCTACAACCTCTTCCTCGCGCGCCCGAGCTACATCCTCCCCGAGATCCGCCTCCGCTTCGAGCTCCGCCAGCCCGGCGTCTTCGAGCCCCGCACCCAGGCCGTCCTCCGCGGCGCGGCGAACATCTACCGCCCCCTCAACATCATCACGGCGCCCGCCCCTGGCACGCCCGAGGCCAAGGAGCCCGCGCTCGGCTACCGCGAGGCCGCCGTCACCCTCGGCCTCGAACGCCGCTTCGCCGACTTCACGCATTACCTCGGGCAGTTCATCCACGTGCAGTACGACGACCCGTTCCTGTACTGGCACGACGGCGTCCCCGAAGGCTTCACCCGCCTCGTGTTCACGTACCTCGAAACCGTGGGCACGCTCGATTTCCGCCAGAACGACCGCGGCGAGACCGACCGCATCACCCCACGCCGCGGCGTCTACCTGAACCTCAATGCGCAGCTCGCGGGCTACTTCCTCCCCGGCGACGCCAACGACGTCCGCCTACGCCCCGAGCTCCGTGCCTACGTGCCCGTCGCCAAACGCGTCACCCTCGCCTTCCGCCTGGCGGGCGGCTTCCTCATCCCGCGCTCGGACGACTTCCAGCAGACCCTCGACATCCTCGGCCCCAAGGCCCGCGACCGGAAGCGCCCCGACGAAAACGACGACGGCATCGTCGACGGCACGAACATCCCCCTCGACGAACTCCGCCGCTCCCTGCAGCTCCTGCAGTTCCGTGGTTTCTACAGCGGCGGCCCCAACTCGAACCGGGGCTACGTCTACAACGGCGTCGGCATGCACGCGAGCGTCCCGCTCCGCGACACGGCGCGCGGGGCCGTCCCTCCGTGGGCGCCGACGGGTGGCCTCACGTTGTGGGAGTCCGCGATCGAAGTGCGCCTCTCGTTCACCGAGAACCTCGGCGCGATCCTCTTCCTCGACGCGAGCGACGTCCGCCCTGGCCTCGCCGAGCTCGCCTTCGACCGCCCGCACATGTCCGCCGGCCTCGGCGTCCGGTATGCGACCCCGGTCGGCCCGGTCCGCGTGGACGTCGGCTACCGCATCCCGTGCGCCCAGCAGATCGGCATCTGCGACGAGGCCGCGCTTGGCTACGACGTCGGCTTGTTCGGATATACGGGCGGATTCCCGATCGTGACCACGATCGCGATCGGCGAGGCGTTTTAA
- a CDS encoding QcrA and Rieske domain-containing protein codes for MQNDLGGEPPRAERPEEPSRVDGSRRGALKVLVALGGAAYAGAIVVPAVTMLAPSSEGGAGAARWMRVCRLAELTEGEPRRVVVVGDERDAYTVTKDQLLGSIWVTKKGESVTALSAVCPHLGCSIDLNGDKKSFSCPCHTSKFSLAGAAEAGPSPRGMDPLVVRVVDGHVEVDFKLFRQGIAERKEVG; via the coding sequence ATGCAAAACGACCTCGGCGGCGAGCCGCCGCGGGCCGAGCGTCCCGAGGAACCTTCGCGCGTGGACGGCAGCCGTCGCGGCGCGTTGAAGGTGCTCGTCGCGCTGGGCGGCGCGGCCTACGCGGGCGCGATCGTGGTCCCGGCCGTGACCATGCTGGCCCCATCGTCTGAAGGCGGCGCAGGCGCGGCGCGGTGGATGCGGGTTTGTCGTCTCGCCGAGCTGACCGAGGGTGAGCCGCGGCGGGTCGTGGTCGTCGGCGACGAGCGCGACGCGTACACGGTGACGAAGGATCAGCTCCTCGGCTCGATCTGGGTGACGAAGAAGGGCGAGAGCGTGACGGCGCTCAGCGCGGTTTGTCCGCACCTCGGCTGCTCGATCGATCTGAACGGCGACAAGAAGAGCTTCTCGTGTCCCTGCCACACGTCGAAGTTCTCGCTCGCGGGCGCGGCGGAGGCAGGGCCGAGCCCGCGCGGGATGGATCCGCTCGTGGTGCGCGTCGTGGACGGGCACGTCGAGGTGGACTTCAAGCTCTTCCGCCAGGGGATCGCGGAGCGAAAGGAGGTCGGGTGA